A single region of the Actinoplanes sp. SE50/110 genome encodes:
- a CDS encoding siderophore-interacting protein, whose amino-acid sequence MTPTAAPSTEALPFRFFPVEVRRVTRLSPSFLRVTFTGDDLDRFAANGLDQRCKLIPPLPGSGLDHLPTGDDWFAAWRTLPDEHRNPIRTYTVRAVRPLLAEVDIDMVLHGETGPASRWAVTAAPGSIACLLGPNADFPGVHGGIDFHPPVGTSRVLLAGDETAVPAIAAILAALPATTCGDAVLEVPVTGDELPLTAPEGVRITWLPRDGAAHGAKLVPAVQAVIGVNGVTGAELEDVDVDADMLWEVPDGSAATDGFYAWLAGEAAVIRTLRRHLVTTCGVDRRAVAFMGYWRLGRAEC is encoded by the coding sequence TTGACCCCGACCGCTGCGCCATCGACCGAAGCACTCCCGTTCCGCTTCTTCCCGGTCGAGGTCCGCCGGGTCACCCGCCTGAGCCCCAGCTTCCTGCGCGTCACGTTCACCGGCGACGACCTCGACCGGTTCGCCGCCAACGGCCTCGACCAGCGCTGCAAGCTGATCCCCCCGCTGCCCGGCAGCGGCCTCGACCACCTGCCCACCGGCGACGACTGGTTCGCCGCCTGGCGCACCCTGCCCGACGAGCATCGCAACCCGATCCGGACGTACACGGTGCGCGCCGTCCGCCCCCTCCTCGCCGAGGTCGACATCGACATGGTCCTGCACGGCGAGACCGGTCCCGCCTCCCGCTGGGCGGTCACCGCCGCCCCCGGCTCGATCGCCTGCCTGCTCGGCCCGAACGCGGACTTCCCCGGCGTGCACGGCGGCATCGACTTCCACCCGCCGGTCGGCACCAGCCGCGTCCTGCTCGCCGGCGACGAGACGGCCGTCCCCGCGATCGCCGCCATTCTCGCCGCGCTCCCCGCCACCACCTGCGGCGACGCCGTCCTCGAGGTACCGGTCACCGGCGACGAGCTGCCGCTCACCGCGCCGGAGGGCGTGCGGATCACCTGGCTCCCGCGGGACGGCGCCGCCCACGGCGCGAAGCTCGTCCCGGCCGTTCAAGCGGTGATCGGCGTCAATGGCGTCACCGGCGCCGAGCTGGAGGACGTCGACGTCGACGCGGACATGCTCTGGGAGGTGCCGGACGGCTCCGCCGCCACCGACGGCTTCTACGCCTGGCTCGCCGGCGAGGCCGCCGTCATCAGGACGTTGCGCCGCCATCTGGTCACGACCTGCGGCGTCGATCGCCGGGCGGTGGCCTTCATGGGCTACTGGCGTCTCGGCCGGGCAGAATGCTGA
- a CDS encoding PleD family two-component system response regulator: MPHTSTTALTFSDAEAGLTWPMGDWAAALEPPTVLIADDDEGIRDLVGTKLRAAGYRTLIAADGRTAMALAVGERPSLVLLDVCMPGLDGLGFCYELHSSPETAHIPVIFISGRAEPDDIALGRVVGAEDYLVKPIDPADLLERVQRLLGH; this comes from the coding sequence ATGCCGCACACCTCGACCACGGCCTTGACGTTCAGCGACGCCGAGGCCGGCCTGACCTGGCCGATGGGTGACTGGGCGGCCGCTCTCGAGCCGCCGACCGTGCTGATCGCCGACGACGACGAAGGCATCCGCGACCTGGTCGGCACCAAGCTGCGGGCGGCCGGGTACCGCACCCTGATCGCCGCGGACGGCCGCACCGCGATGGCCCTCGCGGTCGGCGAACGGCCCTCACTGGTGCTGCTCGACGTGTGCATGCCGGGCCTCGACGGGCTGGGCTTCTGCTACGAGCTGCACTCGTCGCCGGAGACCGCGCACATTCCGGTGATCTTCATCAGCGGGCGCGCCGAGCCGGACGACATCGCCCTGGGACGCGTGGTGGGCGCCGAGGACTACCTGGTCAAGCCGATCGACCCGGCCGATCTGCTGGAGCGGGTGCAGCGGCTGCTCGGGCACTGA